A portion of the Calothrix sp. 336/3 genome contains these proteins:
- the rpsH gene encoding 30S ribosomal protein S8: MAANDTIADMLTRIRNANLARQQTTNVPATKMTRSIAKVLREEGFIADFEESGEGIKKNLVISLKYKGKNRQPLITALKRVSKPGLRVYSNKKELPRVLGGIGIAIISTSSGIMTDREARRQNLGGEVLCYVW; the protein is encoded by the coding sequence ACGACACAATTGCAGATATGCTAACGCGCATCCGCAATGCCAACCTAGCAAGGCAACAAACTACAAACGTGCCTGCAACTAAAATGACTCGTAGTATTGCCAAAGTATTACGGGAAGAAGGTTTCATTGCTGATTTTGAAGAAAGTGGTGAAGGTATCAAGAAAAACTTGGTGATTTCCTTAAAATACAAAGGCAAAAATCGCCAACCCTTGATTACAGCCCTGAAGCGTGTGAGCAAACCAGGTTTACGAGTTTACTCCAACAAAAAAGAATTACCCCGAGTTCTAGGTGGGATTGGCATCGCCATTATTTCCACATCTAGCGGCATTATGACTGATCGAGAAGCACGGCGGCAGAACTTGGGCGGCGAAGTGCTTTGCTACGTTTGGTAG
- the rplR gene encoding 50S ribosomal protein L18, translated as MKLTRRESKIRRHRRVRGKVNGSAERPRLAVFRSHEHIYAQVIDDTQHCTIVSASTLEPDLKSKLASGSNCEASVEVGKLIAARAKEKGITQIVFDRGGNLYHGRIKALAEAAREAGLDF; from the coding sequence ATGAAACTGACTCGTAGAGAATCCAAAATACGCCGCCATCGGCGGGTTCGTGGCAAGGTAAATGGTTCTGCTGAACGTCCCAGGTTAGCGGTGTTTCGCTCCCATGAGCATATTTATGCCCAGGTAATTGATGATACCCAACACTGTACTATCGTTTCCGCATCCACCTTGGAGCCAGATTTAAAATCTAAACTTGCTTCCGGGTCTAACTGTGAAGCGTCTGTGGAAGTTGGTAAGTTAATTGCTGCCCGCGCTAAGGAAAAGGGTATTACCCAAATCGTATTTGACCGTGGTGGAAACCTATACCATGGTCGGATTAAGGCATTGGCAGAAGCAGCCCGTGAAGCAGGTCTAGATTTTTAG
- the rpsE gene encoding 30S ribosomal protein S5, whose protein sequence is MATNRRKTNRAKKEETNWQERVIQIRRVSKVVKGGKKLSFRAIVVVGNERGQVGVGVGKASDVIGAVKKGVADGKKHLIDIPITKSNSIPHPIDGTGGGAKVMMRPAAPGTGVIAGGAVRTVLELAGVRNVLAKQLGSGNPLNNARAAVNALSTLRTFAEVAEERGIPLENLYI, encoded by the coding sequence ATGGCAACAAATCGTCGAAAAACGAACCGCGCCAAAAAAGAAGAAACAAACTGGCAAGAACGGGTAATTCAAATTCGTCGTGTTAGTAAGGTAGTTAAGGGTGGTAAAAAACTCAGCTTCCGGGCGATCGTTGTAGTTGGGAATGAGCGCGGTCAAGTCGGAGTCGGTGTTGGAAAAGCTTCGGATGTAATTGGAGCTGTTAAAAAAGGTGTAGCCGATGGTAAAAAACACCTGATTGATATTCCTATCACTAAGTCCAACTCGATTCCCCATCCCATTGATGGCACTGGCGGTGGAGCTAAGGTAATGATGCGTCCCGCAGCCCCTGGTACTGGTGTAATTGCCGGTGGTGCAGTCCGGACTGTACTCGAGTTGGCTGGTGTTCGTAATGTCTTAGCCAAGCAACTAGGCTCAGGCAACCCCCTGAACAATGCAAGAGCCGCAGTTAATGCCCTGTCTACCCTACGTACTTTTGCAGAAGTTGCAGAAGAGCGTGGTATTCCCCTAGAGAATCTCTATATTTAG
- the rplF gene encoding 50S ribosomal protein L6 produces MSRIGKRPIAVPAKVEIKIDGTKIVVKGPKGELSRELPTQVSVSQEGQTLTVERKDDSRVSRQMHGLSRTLVANMVEGVSQGFQRRLEIQGVGYRAQVQGRNLVMNMGYSHQVQIVPPEGIQFAVENNTNVIVTGYDKEIVGNTAAKIRAVRPPEPYKGKGIRYAGEVVRRKAGKTGKGGKK; encoded by the coding sequence ATGTCTCGTATTGGTAAGCGCCCAATAGCAGTACCTGCGAAGGTAGAAATTAAAATCGATGGGACAAAGATAGTAGTCAAAGGTCCCAAGGGTGAACTCTCCCGTGAGTTACCCACCCAAGTCTCTGTTTCTCAAGAAGGGCAGACTCTGACAGTTGAACGTAAAGACGATTCCCGCGTCTCCCGCCAAATGCACGGTTTATCCCGGACTTTGGTTGCCAATATGGTTGAGGGAGTATCCCAAGGTTTTCAACGCCGGTTGGAAATTCAAGGGGTAGGTTATCGGGCACAGGTACAAGGTCGGAACCTGGTGATGAACATGGGTTATAGCCATCAAGTACAAATTGTTCCCCCTGAAGGTATACAATTTGCCGTCGAAAATAACACCAACGTCATCGTTACTGGCTACGACAAAGAAATAGTCGGGAACACAGCAGCCAAAATCCGCGCCGTCCGTCCCCCAGAACCTTACAAAGGTAAAGGTATCCGTTATGCAGGCGAAGTGGTTAGACGGAAAGCTGGTAAGACTGGTAAGGGTGGTAAGAAATAG